The bacterium region ACAGTCCACGTGCGCGTAGTGCCGCTTCTCCGTCTCGTACTCCACGTGGCTGATCGCGATCGTGATCCCCCGCTCCTTCTCCTCCGGCGCGTTGTCGATCTCATAAAACCCCAGCGCCTTCGTCTTCCCCAAACTCGCCAAAACCCCCGTGATCGCCGCCGTCAACGTCGTCTTCCCGTGATCCACGTGCCCGATCGTCCCCACATTGACGTGCGGCTTCGTCCGCTCAAACTTCGCCTTCGCCATCGCCAGCCTCCCTATGCCTGCCCGCTATGCCTTGCTGCCTGCGCCCGCCTTGACCAGCGTTTCCGCGATCGAATTCGGCACTTCTTCGTAGTGCGAAAACTCCATGGTATACGTCGCGCGGCCCTGCGTGTTGGACCGCAGCTGCGTCGCGTAGCCGAACATCTCCGCCAACGGCACCTCGGCCGCGACGATGCGCAGGCCGCCGCGCTGCTCCATCGCGGAGATCCGGCCGCGCCGCGCGCTCAGGTCGCCGATAACGTCGCCCATGTACTGGTCGGGCGTTGTGACCTCGACCTTCATCACCGGCTCGAGCAGGACCGGATTGGAGTGCTGCACCGCCGCCTTGAACGCCATCGAGCCGGCGATCTTGAACGCCATCTCCGAGGAGTCGACCTCGTGGTAGGACCCGTCGACGAGCGTCGCCCGTACGTCCACCACCGGGTACGCCGCGAGCACGCCGCTCTCGGTCGCCTCGCGCACTCCGGATTCCACGGCCGGGATGTACTCGCGCGGAATGCGGCCGCCCGTGATCTTGTCGACGAACTCGATGCCGGTCCCCCGCGGCAGCGGTTCGACCTCCAACCAGCAGTGGCCGTACTGGCCGCGGCCGCCGGTCTGCCGGATGTAGCGACCTTCCGCCTTCGTCGCCCTGCGGATCGTCTCGCGGTAGGCCACCTGCGGCCGGCCGACGTTCGCCTCGACCTTGAACTCCCGCAGCAGCCGGTCGGTAATGATCTCGAGGTGCAGCTCGCCCATCCCGGAGATGATGGTCTGGGCCGTCTCCGGATCGAACTTCACTTTGAACGTCGGGTCCTCTTCCGCGAGCTTGGCCAGCGAGGCGCTCAGCTTCTCTTCGTCCGCCCGCGTCTTCGGCTCCACCGCGACGGCGATCACCGGCTCCGGGAACTTGATCGACTCCAGCACGATCGGCTTCGATTCGTCGCACAACGTATCGCCGGTCGTGGTGTCCTTGAGGCCGACGGCCGCGACGACGTTGCCCGCGGAGACCGACTCGATGTCCTCGCGGTGGTTCGCGTGCATCTGAAGCAGCCGGCTGACGCGCTCGCGCCGGTCCCGCGTCGCGTTGTAGACGTACGAGCCCGAGGCGAGCGTCCCCGAGTACACGCGGAAGTACGTCAGCTTGCCGACGTACGGATCGGTCACGATCTTGAACGCCAGCGCGCAGAACGGCGCCTTGGGATCGGCCGGGCGGGTCTCCTTGGTGTCGCTCTTGGGATTCTGGCCTTCCACGGGCGGGACGTCGAGCGGCGAGGGCAGAAAGTTCACGACCGCGTCAAGCAGCGGCTGCACGCCCTTGTTTCTGAACGCGGTGCCGCAGAGCACCGGGTTGATCTTCGCCGCAATCGTGCCCCGACGGATCGCGCCGAGGATCTCGTCCTCGGTCAGCGGCGTGCCTTCCAGGTACTTCTCGGTCAGGTGGTCGTCCAGCTCGGCCGCCGCCTCGACGAGATGCCCGCGGTGCTCCTCGGCGAGCTGCTTGAGGTTCGCCGGGATCTCGGTTTCGTCGCTGCGGGTCCCCAGGTCGTCGGCGTAGACGATCGCTTTCATCGCGACGAGATCGACGACGCCCTCGAAGCCGTCCTCCGCACCGATCGGAATCTGCAGCGGGACCGCCTTGGCGTCCAGACGGTCCTTCATCATGCCGAGCGTACGGTAGAAATCGGCCCCGGTGCGGTCCATCTTATTGATGAAAACGATCCGCGGGACGCCGTACCGGTCCGCCTGGCGCCACACCGTCTCGGACTGCGGCTGGACGCCTTCGACCGCGCTCAGGATGACGACCGTGCCGTCGAGGACGCGCAGCGATCGCTCCACCTCCGCGGTGAAGTCCACGTGGCCGGGCGTGTCGATGATGTTGATGCTGTGGCCGCGCCACTGGCAGGTCGTCGCCGCGGACGTGATGGTGATGCCGCGCTCGCGCTCCTGAATCATCCAGTCCATCGTCGCGGAGCCTTCGTCGACCTCGCCGAGCCGGTGCGTCCGCCCCGTGTAGAAGAGGATACGCTCGGTCGTCGTGGTCTTGCCCGCGTCGATGTGGGCGATGATCCCGATGTTCCGAATATTGTCGAGCGACGTTTGCGCCGTCATGTTGTCCTTCTTTGTCTCCAGCAGCGTTGCCATGGACCCCCCGGATCTGCCTACCAGCGGTAGTGTGCGAACGCCTTGTTGGCCTCCGCCATCTTGTGCGTGTCCTCGCGCCGCTTCACCGCGGCGCCCTGGTTATTGCTCGCGTCCAGAATCTCGGCGGCCAACTTCTCCCGCATCGTACGGCCCGGCCGCTGCCGGGCGTACGTGACGAGCCAGCGCATGCCGAGCGACGTCCGGCGCTCCGGCCGCACCTCGACCGGCACCTGGTAGGTCGCGCCGCCGACGCGCCGCGGCCTGACCTCAAGCACCGGCATGATGTTGTGCAGCGCCGCATCCAGCGTCTTGGCCGGGTCCTTGCCGCCCTTGTCCTTGAGTGTCTCCAGCGCGCCGTACACGATGCGCTCGGCGAGGCTCTTCTTGCCCCGCGTCATGACCTTGTTCACGAGCCGCGTCACCGAGGGGCTCTGGTACACCATGTCGCCCGGAACCGCCCGCAGCGAGACCTGGCCCTTGCGCGGCATCTACGCCACCCCCGCCTGCGCCTTGGGACGCTTGGCGCCGTACTTGGAGCGGCCCCGCCGTCGGTCTTGCACGCCCGCGGAGTCGAGCGTGCCCCGGATGATGTGGTACCGGATGCCCGGCAGATCCTTGACGCGGCCGCCGCGAATCAGCACGACCGAGTGTTCCTGGAGGTTGTGGCCGATGCCGGGAATGTAGGCGGTGACCTCGATCCCGTTCGTCAACCGCACGCGCGCGATCTTCCGCAGGGCGGAGTTCGGCTTTTTCGGCGTGATCGTCCTGACCTGGATGCACACGCCGCGCTTCTGCGGACAGACATCCAGCGCCGGGGACTTGCTCTTCACCCGCTCCACCTTGCGGCCGTGGCGCAGCAACTGGCTGATTGTCGGCACGCGTCCCCTCCTCGACGTTCTCGTTTCCGGCGCCGGCGCATCCCGCCGGCGCGTCACATCCGCCCTCCCGCGGGGCGACAGACGACACCCCCGGGCGGACGACGACTCCGTCCGCCTAGGGTTGGTGGCGATGCCGGCGGCCGGGTCTCCGGCCGGGTTATCGCACGGCTGACCTGTATGCGATTAACGATGCGCCATACGTGACGCCCGAGAGGGCGCCCTGCGGCGCATTTCCGCCGTCCCGCCGGTCCCCGGGCGGCGCCGGCCGAACGTGCCGCCGGCTTTAGTTCCCGCTCCCGGAGGGTTCGAGGATCGCTGCGGCTGCAGCGCCGACCGCGATCCCGCACGCCCGGCCGAGCGCTGCCATGGAGGACACTTCGACGACTTCCATGCCACGTTCCCGGGCTGCCCGGAGCAGAGGCTCCGTCACCCGGCGATCGGCATCCTGAGCAACGAATACGACCCGCGCCTGACCGCGGCTGATCGCCTTCGCCGTCTGGTTCGTGCCGACCGCGCGCTGCGCCGCTGCTTTCAGACGCTCCACGTCCACGACCGCTCGACCAAGGCATTATACTCGGGACCCAAAAGGGTGTCAATCGGTGGACTCCCGGATGCGGTCGTCCCTCCGAGGCCACCTATAAAGGGGAACCGCCTTCGGCGAGCGGCTCTTGGGCGGCGCCGGCTAACCGCGAAACACCGCTGAGACGAGCGGCGCCCCGCCCGCGAGCGCGGCCGCCGCGATGATCAGCGCCGCGCCGAGCGGCACGGTGAGGTGGCGCCCCCACCGGAACGACCGCTCCGCCGCCATCACCACGCCGAGGGCGAGCATCCACCCGAGGTGCACGCCGCCGATCGCGAACATGAGCAGCATGAGCGTCCAGCAGCACCCGACACAAAAGAGGCCGTGCCGCACGCCGAGCCGGAGCGCCTCGGCCGCCGGGTTCGCACCCCGCCAGGTCTCGGCGACGAACGAATAGGGCGAGCGGCACTTCGTGAGGCACATCTCCTTGAGCGGCGTAACCTGGTAGACTCCCGCGACAAGCAGCACCGCGACGCCGATCCACTGGGAGGCGTTCGCCACCGCGGGCAGCCCCGCCGCCAGGGCGTGGACGTAGGCGTCGCCCCGGAACGCCGCGACGCCGAAAACCGCCCACACGCCGAGGTAGCCGAGAACGAGCCGCCCCACCAGCGGGGCCGGCCGCGGCCGGCGCGCCACCATGCGAGCGAAGAGATTGATGAGCGGCAGGCTCCCCGGCAGCATCATCGCGATCACCATCAGGGTCCACCCGCCACCGAAGACGGCCAACCGGGAAACGGGGAGGCCGCCCTCCCCGATCCCCCGGTGGTCCAGCAGTCCCGCGTACGGCGAGGCGGCCCATCCGGCGAGCGCGGCCCAGGCCGCCAGCGCGAGCGCGCCCACGGCAAAGGCATACCAGCGCCCGTCGTCCGTGGTCCGCACCATACCCATCATGGCCGCACCGCCTCTTTGGCGCGCCGCGGCGCGCCGGCCCGCCCCTACATCTCGAACCGGAAGTTGCCGAGGACCGCGTTGCGCCCGTTGAACTCCAGCTTCATCCCGAGTTTGGGCATGTTGATCTTGAAGTTCATCGCCTTCCCGACGTACGCCGGCGATCCGGGGATCGTGCTGAAGATACTGTCGACCAGTTTGGTGGGCCGTCCCTGCGCATCGGTGTAGGGCTGCATCTCCGCCGAGACCGTGTCGCCGATCCGCACCGTGCCCCTGCCTTCTGTGATGTTAAAGTCGATCGGCACATCGTACACGCCGACCACCTCGCCGATCAGCGGCGAGAGATCCGCGAGCGGTCCGCCGAGCTTGCCGGTGTGCGCCGCGAGAATCGCCTCTTTCTGCTGGGGGGTCGCCGTGCTGTCCACGTGGGCCGCGACCTTCCAGTTGCCCTTAAGAATGTTTCCCGGCACGTGGGCGACGAGGGCCAGCGTGAGGCCCGCCACGCTCGTGCCATTGATCTCGCCTTTGTCATAGTGATAGCAGATCACCGTATCGCAGGTGCCGCCGTCCGGATCGTCGCCGACCCAACACGGGCATGGTCCGCCGCAGGAGCAGGCTTCGAGCAGCCGGCCTTCGACGCTGTATCCCATCACGTCACCTCCACACGGATCTGATACGCAATCGGGCGTCGGACTACTTCACGAACGTGATGACTTCGGCGCCCTTCGGAATCAGGTAGCTAACCGCCACACGCGCGGTAACCTTGCCGTTGTTGGCGGCCATGTGCACGTACCCGCCGCTCTCGGTGAACATCTGGCCGGCCTTGAACGTCTTCGGGCCCGCCGCGTCGGTCACGGTGATCACACCGCTCAGCACCTGCGCGACGACCGGCCCGCCGTGCCTGTGCTTCGGGATCACGGCGCCCGGCGGCAGATCCACTACCTGGCTGATGAGATCGTAGTTGCCGGCCTGCACGTTGATCGGATAGGCCGCGGTGCCGACGATGACGGGGCCGGGCGCGGCGGCGTACGAAACGGCGACGCCGGCGACCAGCAGCGCAACGAGCATGACCCAAACCGCACGCAGCATGTTCATACCTCCACTTCGCCCCACAGGGTCACGGCGGCGTCTGAGTAGAGCGAATCCAGCTTCACAGCCCGATAGTCCGGGTCGGCGTTGAGCGTGTCGAAATGCGCAAATTTGTCGATCTCGTAGACAAACATGCGGTTCGGAGTCCCGGACGCCATCGACGCATAATACCGCAGGTTCCGCCCGCCGTGCCGCCCGATGACGTCCTTGATCCTGCGAATTTCGGCTTTTGCCTTTTCCTTGTTGTCGGGATGGATGTGAAACGTGGCGTGGACGATCACTGCGGCTTCCCCCTTTTTGATGCGACGGGCAACGCCCCGGCGGCTACAGGTCGACCGTCACGAGGAACTCCGCGACGTCCTTGCGCAGTGCGGGGCCGCGGTCGTGGCCGTGGCTCTCCACCGCGTGCGTCGCCGCGGCGTCGATGAGGTCTTCCTTCTGCGACGCGGGGGCCATGATCACGAGCTGGCACTTCTTCTCGCTGGGAAACTGGCCGCAGTTTGCGACGAGCCACGTGCCCTTGCTGAGGCCCAGTTGGTCGATGCCCATCGGCTTCCGCCTCCTGTAGTTGCGTCTTGCCTTAGACCCTACAGGCGGCGCGTTGTCGGGGCGTTGACGGACCGTTACCTGGGAGTTCGCGCGAACGGGGAACACGCGCAGCGGGCGGGGGAGGCACCGGCACTACTTCACCCCGGCGTCCTCCGGGACGAATAGACGTTCGGCCTCGGCCGGCTCGAGGGCCGCTCCCGCGGCACAGGCGGCGGCAAACGCTTCCTCCCCCATGGCCGCGCGCAGGGCAGCCGAGTCCCGCTCGTACCGCGCCTGATCCGCCGCCCAACGGGAGGCGCCCGAGTCCTTCCGGAGTGTTTCGGCGAGCCCCAACAGCCCCGCGGCCTGCGCGAGCGCCCCTCGGGCTTGCGCGGTGAACGCCAGGGCCTCCAGGCAGTCCGCCGCGCCGAGCCGGTCTCCGCGCGTCTGTCGCGACGCGAGGCTGCTGCGAAGTAGCGCGGCCGACCGCGTGAGGTCGTCCGCCCAAGCGAGCCCGAGATGATAGTGTGCCGCGGATGTCCCGTCCTCGTCACGCGCCGCGCGGAACGCGGCGAGAGCCTCCTCGAGAGACTCCCGCGCCCGCGGCCCGTCGCCGCGGTACCGCGCCACGATGCCTCGCCCGAGCAGCGAGTCCGCGACTCCCGCCTGGTACGCCGCGTTTGCGCGGGGGCCGCCTTCGGCCGGGACGGTGAGGCTCTCGGTGAACAAGACCGCGGCACGGTCGACCTCCCCGACGGCCAGCAGCGCGAGGCCGAGGCTCGACTTGCGGTTGTACGGCGCGTCCGACGTCTTGCCGAGTTCCTCTGAAAGCGCCGTGCCGGCCTCGAGCAGCCGAACCGCCTCGCGCGTTTGACCGCGCAGCAGCGCGATCCGTCCGAGGCGCACGAGCGACGTCGCCACGGCGGGTTTCCTTCCCAGATGGCGCTGCAGCTCCAGCGCCTCGTGCATGAGCGCGGCGGCTTTCGCGTAGTCGCCTTGATTCGCCGCGTCGACGCCGAGCCACTGGAGGCACTGCGCGATGCCTGCGCTGTCGCCGGCCGCGCGAAACACGGCGAGGCTCTCTTCGAGCAGCGGAATCGCGCGATCCCGCGCGCCCTCGTGCTGCGCGACCGTCGCAACTTCGGCGAGCGCCACGGCCGTCGCCCAGCCGGGCGCCGTCGATCGAGAGAGGGCCTGGCTTTCCGCGCACAGCGCGGCGCCGCGGACCCGATCGCCCAGGTGCCACACCGCGTGCCCGAGCCGCGCGAGGAACAGCATGAGCGCGTGCGTGTCACCGCTCGCCCGCGCGAGCGGCACGGCCTTGTCCATGATGGCGACCGCGCGGGTGAAATCGTCCTGCGCGAACGCGAGCCGCGCCGCGCCTTCGAGCACCTTCGTGTAGGCGGGGCTTCCCTCGCGGTCCGGCCGGAGCGCCCGCTCGAGCCATTCCCGCCCCTCCGTCAGGTATCCGCGGCCGTGCCAGTAACCCGCCAGCGCCGCGGCCAGGCGGAGTCCGGTGCCGTCGACCGGCTGGCCGAGCGACCACTCGAGGGCGGCCCAGAAGTTGTCGTGCTCGGCCTCGAGCCGGTCGAGCCACGACGCCTGGCGCGGACCCCGGAGTTCCGGTTCGGCGCGCTCGGCAAATGCGAGGAAAAACGCCGCGTGCCGGCGCCGGGCGGCGTCCGCTTCGCCGGCTTCGACGAGCTTGACCCGCACGAAATCGCGCACGGTTTCCAACAACCGGTACCGCGCGCTGCCGCCGGCCTGCTCGAGCTGCACCATCGATTTGTCGACGAGACGTCCCAGCAGTTCCAGCACGTCCATCTCGTCGACACGGTCGCTCGCCCCGAGTACCTGCGCCGCGTCGAGCGTGAATCCGCCGGCGAAGACGGACAGCGCGCGCAACAGCGCGCGCTCCGGCTCCGACAGCAGGTCGTAGCTCCACTGCATCGCCGCGCGCAGCGTCTGATGGCGGGACAGCGCGGTCCGGGTCCCGCCGCTGAGCAGCCGGAACCGGCTGTCGAGCCGCGCGGCGATCGCGTCCACGGGCAGGGACTTGAGCCGGGCCGCCGCCAGTTCGATCGCGAGTGGAATGCCGTCGAGGTGCGCGCAGATCTGACCCACCATCGGCGCATTCTCTTCGGTCAGCTCGAAGCCCGGCCGGCTCAGCGCCGCGCGCTCGACGAACAGCCGGACCGCCTCGAACGCGCGCAGTTCTTCGATCGGGCACGGGCGGCGTGTATCGGGGGCCGAGAGCGAGGAGACGCGGTGCACGAGCTCGCCCTGCATGCCGAGTACTTCGCGGCTCGTGGCCAGGACGTGGAGATCGGGACACCGCCGGAGCAGATCTTCGGCAAGCTGCGCGGACGCGGCCGCCACGTGCTCGCAGTTGTCCAGCACCAACAGCGCGTGTTTGGCGAGAAAGTAGTCGCCCAGCGCGGCGCTCGCCGGCCGGCCGGCTTCCTCGCGGACGCTCACCACGCCCGCCACCGCCTGCGGCACAAGCGCCGGATCGGCGACGACTGAGAGATCGGCCAACCAGACGCCGTCCGGGAAGTCCTGCAGGAGGCGCGCCGCCACCTCGAGCGCGAGCCGGGTCTTACCCACGCCGCCGGCCCCGGTCAGCGTGAGCTGCCGGCCGTCCGTCATGCTGTTGCGGAGCTCCGCGAGCTCGCGCGCGCGCCCCACGAAACTGGTCAGCTGGAGCGGAAGATTCGTGCGGCCGGTGGCGCGAAAGTCCACCGCCGGACGTGCCGGCTTGACCGCCGGCGAGCCGGGCTGCGGGAAGCGGCCGGCCTGAATGTCCTCGTGCAGACGCCGGCTGGCCTCGTCGGGCTCCGCCTCGAATTCCCGGCTCAGCGACTCCTTGAGCAGTTGGTACTGCCGCAGCGCCTGCGGCCGCTGGCCGGTGAGGGCATACAGACGCATCAGGCTGCGGTGCGCGTCCTCGCGCCCCGCGTCGCGGGACACCAGCAGCTGCAGCGTCTCGATCGCGCGCGCCTCGTCGCGCTGCGATTCGTAGAGCGCGGCGAGATCCGAGAGCAGCCTGAGCCAGTCCTGGTGGAGCGACTCGCGGCGGCCGGAGGACCATTCCTCATACTGGTCCTCCGGCAGCAGATCGCCGGCATACAGCTCGAGCGCCGCGCGGTAGGCCGCGGGCTCCCCGCCCTTCCTGGCCGCGGTGGCGGCGGCGGTGAACGCGTCGACGTCGATCCACACCGCGCCGGGCGCGGCCAGGCTGACGATGTCGTCGTGGACCCGGCAGTAGCGGGCGGAGTCTCCGGCGGCCGCGGGGGCCAGCGTCCGGCGAACCACGTGCAGGGTCTTGCGGAAATTGTTGGAGGCGGCGTCGGGGTCGAAGTGCGGCCACAAGAACTCCAGCACCTGCTCCCGGTGTAGGCGTCCGCCGGGGGAAAGCGCAAGCAGCTTGACGAGGCTGCGGGCCTTGCGCAGCCGCCACGCGGCCGGATCGATGTCGCGCGATCCGACACGCACGCGGAAACCGCCGAGCAGCCACACGCGCAGATCGTCGGGCGCGTCGCGGGTTCCTGCGGCGTCGGTGCGTCGGGTGGTTGCCATCCCCAGGCTACCCTCGTCGGCGCGGCTTGGCGACAGGTTCCAGGGCTGCGCCGCCGATCCTCTCAGGCCGGGGGCCGCCTGGACGTCGGGCACACGCCGGCGGAGCTCCTCCCCAACAAGAAGGGCCCTCCCTCACGGGAGGGCCCTCCGAAACGCCAAGACCGTCTCGCCTACGCCAAGCCTTCGACCGCCACCTTGGTCGCCCGATACCGGTGCATCCCGGTGCCGGCCGGGATCAGCTTGCCGATGATCACGTTCTCCTTCAGGCCGAGCAGCGGGTCGACCTTGCCCTTCGTGGCCGCGTCGGTGAGGACGCGCGCCGTCTCCTGGAACGAGGCCGCGGAGAGGAAGCTCTCCGTGGCGAGCGACGCCTTGGTGATGCCGAGCAGCACGGGCCGCGCGGTCGCGGGCTCCTTGCGCGAGGCCATCGCCCGGGCGTTCTCCTCCTCGAGCGCGAAGATGTCCACGAGTTCTCCGGGCAGGAACTCCGTGCCGCCCGGTTCCTCGACCTTTACCCGCCGCAGCATCTGGCGCACGATAATCTCGATGTGCTTGTCGTTGATGTCGACGCCCTGCGACCGGTACACGCTCTGGATCTCCTGGACCAGGTACCCCTGCACCGCGGCGAGGCCCTTGATCCGCAGAATGTCGTGCGGGTTGACGGACCCCTCTGTGAGCTGGTCGCCGGCCGCGGCCCGCTCGCCGTCGGCCACGCGAATCCGGACGCCGTAGGCGACCGGGTACTCGCGCTCGTCGTCGCGTCCGGCGAGCGTGATGATGCGCGTGCCCTTGCTCTCGGAGAGCGCGGCCTTGCCGTCGATCTCCGCGATCACGGCCTGGCCCTTCGGGCGCCGGGCCTCGAACAGTTCCTCGACGCGCGGCAGGCCCTGCGTGATGTCGAAGCCCGCGACACCGCCGGTGTGGAACGTCCGCATCGTGAGCTGCGTGCCGGGCTCGCCGATCGACTGCGCGGCGATGATGCCGACCGCCTCGCCGATCTCCACGAGCTTGCCGGTCGCCAGGTTGCGCCCGTAGCACTTCGCGCAGATGCCGAACCGGGTCTTGCAGCCAAGCACCGACCGCACGACCACCGACGTGACGCCGGCCTCTTCGGCCGCCTCGGCCGCGACCTGGTCGATCTCGGCGCCGGCTTCGATCAGGACCTTCTTGCTGCGCGGCGCGAGCACATCCTCGGCCGCGACGCGGCCGGCGATCCGGTCGGCCAGCGGCACCACGACCTGCGTGCCGTCCATGACGGGCGTCATCTCGACGCCCGACGTCGTGTGGCAGTCGTCCTCCCGGACGATCACGTCCTGCGCCACGTCGACGAGCCGCCGGGTCAGATAGCCCGACTCGGACGTGCGGATCGCGGTGTCGGCGAGACCCTTGCGCTGTCCGTGGGTGCTGATGAAGTACTCCAGGACCGTGAGGCCCTCGCGGAAGTTCGCCTTGATCGGCAGTTCGATGATCCGGCCGCTTGGGTCGGTCATGAGGCCGCGCATCCCGGCCAGCTGGCGAATCTGCTGAATGTTGCCCCGGGCGCCGGACTGGGCCATCATGTACAGCGGATTGAACGGGTCGAACGTGCTGAGCATCCGCCGTGTGATCGTCTCCGTCGCGTCCGTCCAGACATCGACCGTCTTGAGGTACCGCTCCTCGTTGGTAATGAGACCGCGCCGGTACTGGGTGTCGATCGCGTCGACTTCCTTGTCGGCCTTGCCGAGGATCTCTTCCTTCTCCTTCGGGATCACAATGTCCGACAGCGCGATGCCGCTGCCGCTCACCGTGGCGTAGTGGAACCCCAGATCCTTGATGCTGTCGAGCAGCTGGACCGTCTTCGTCGAGCCGAGGCGGCTGTAGGCCTCGGACACGATCTGGGACAGAATTTTGCGGTCGCAGACCTCGTTGATGAACCGCAGCTCCTCCGGGATCGCCTCGTTGAAGATCACGCGGCCGACCGTCGTCTCGACCAGCTCGCCGTCGTGGCTGAGCCGCACCTTGATCTTGGCGTGCAGATCGACTACGCCGCTCTCGTAGGCCAGCACGACCTCGTCGGGCCGGCTGAACACCTTGCCCTCGCCCTTCGCCCCCCCCCGCTCCAGCGTCAGGTAGTAGCACCCGAAGACGATGTCGCGGGTCGGCGACGTGATCGCGCGGCCGTAGGCCGGCGACAGGATGTTGTACGCGGACAGCATCAGCACGCGCGCCTCGGCCTGCGCCGCGGCGCTCAGCGGCACGTGCACCGCCATCTGGTCGCCGTCGAAGTCCGCGTTGTACGCGGTGCAGACGAGCGGGTGCACCTGGATCGCCTTGCCCTCGATCAACACCGGCTCGAACGCCTGGATGCCGAGGCGGTGCAGCGTCGGGGCGCGGTTGAGGAGCACCGGATGTTCGTGCACGACCTCCTCGAGCACGTCCCAGACTTCGGGCCGCGCGCGCTCGACCATTCGCTTCGCGCTCTTGATGTTCTGGCTGAGCCCGCGGTCGACGAGCTTTTTCATCACGAACGGCTTGAAGAGCTCGAGCGCCATCTCCTTGGGCAGCCCGCACTGGTGGAGGCGCAGGTTCGGACCCACCACGATCACGGAGCGGCCGGAGTAGTCGACGCGCTTGCCGAGCAGGTTCTGACGGAACCGTCCCTGCTTGCCTTTCAGCATGTCGGACAGCGACTTGAGCGGACGGTTGTTGGGCCCCGTGACCGGACGGCCGCGCCGGCCGTTGTCGATCAGCGCGTCCACGGCTTCCTGCAGCATGCGCTTTTCGTTACGCACGATGATCTCGGGCGCCCCGAGATCCAGGAGACGCTTCAGGCGGTTGTTCCGGTTGATCACGCGGCGGTACAGGTCGTTGAGGTCGCTCGTCGCGAACCGGCCGCCGTCGAGCTGCACCATCGGACGCAGATCCGGCGGGATCACCGGCACGACATCGAGGATCATCCAGTCCGGCGTGTTACCGCTCTTGCGGAACGCCTCGACGACCTCGAGCCGCTTGAGGATTTTCATCCGCTTCTGCCCGCCTGCGGTCTTCAGCTCGGCGCGCAGCTTCTTCGTCGTCTGGTCCAGATTGAGGTCGCGCAGCAGCTCCTTGATCGCCTCTGCGCCGATGCCGGCCTGGAAGGTGGTCCCATGCTTGTCGCGCAGCTCCCGGTAGTCGGCCTCGGTGAGCAGCTGGCCGCGGCTCAGGCCCTTGATCGTGCCCGGGTCGGTGACGACGTAGGCCGCGAAGTACACGACCCGCTCG contains the following coding sequences:
- a CDS encoding tetratricopeptide repeat protein; translation: MATTRRTDAAGTRDAPDDLRVWLLGGFRVRVGSRDIDPAAWRLRKARSLVKLLALSPGGRLHREQVLEFLWPHFDPDAASNNFRKTLHVVRRTLAPAAAGDSARYCRVHDDIVSLAAPGAVWIDVDAFTAAATAARKGGEPAAYRAALELYAGDLLPEDQYEEWSSGRRESLHQDWLRLLSDLAALYESQRDEARAIETLQLLVSRDAGREDAHRSLMRLYALTGQRPQALRQYQLLKESLSREFEAEPDEASRRLHEDIQAGRFPQPGSPAVKPARPAVDFRATGRTNLPLQLTSFVGRARELAELRNSMTDGRQLTLTGAGGVGKTRLALEVAARLLQDFPDGVWLADLSVVADPALVPQAVAGVVSVREEAGRPASAALGDYFLAKHALLVLDNCEHVAAASAQLAEDLLRRCPDLHVLATSREVLGMQGELVHRVSSLSAPDTRRPCPIEELRAFEAVRLFVERAALSRPGFELTEENAPMVGQICAHLDGIPLAIELAAARLKSLPVDAIAARLDSRFRLLSGGTRTALSRHQTLRAAMQWSYDLLSEPERALLRALSVFAGGFTLDAAQVLGASDRVDEMDVLELLGRLVDKSMVQLEQAGGSARYRLLETVRDFVRVKLVEAGEADAARRRHAAFFLAFAERAEPELRGPRQASWLDRLEAEHDNFWAALEWSLGQPVDGTGLRLAAALAGYWHGRGYLTEGREWLERALRPDREGSPAYTKVLEGAARLAFAQDDFTRAVAIMDKAVPLARASGDTHALMLFLARLGHAVWHLGDRVRGAALCAESQALSRSTAPGWATAVALAEVATVAQHEGARDRAIPLLEESLAVFRAAGDSAGIAQCLQWLGVDAANQGDYAKAAALMHEALELQRHLGRKPAVATSLVRLGRIALLRGQTREAVRLLEAGTALSEELGKTSDAPYNRKSSLGLALLAVGEVDRAAVLFTESLTVPAEGGPRANAAYQAGVADSLLGRGIVARYRGDGPRARESLEEALAAFRAARDEDGTSAAHYHLGLAWADDLTRSAALLRSSLASRQTRGDRLGAADCLEALAFTAQARGALAQAAGLLGLAETLRKDSGASRWAADQARYERDSAALRAAMGEEAFAAACAAGAALEPAEAERLFVPEDAGVK
- the rpoC gene encoding DNA-directed RNA polymerase subunit beta', coding for MQDVNNFDAVKIALASPDQIRQWSRGEVKKPETINYRTLKPERDGLFCERIFGPTKDWECHCGKYKRIRFKGIVCDRCGVEVTRAKVRRERMGHIELAAPVCHIWYLKGVPSRIGLLLDMSPRALERVVYFAAYVVTDPGTIKGLSRGQLLTEADYRELRDKHGTTFQAGIGAEAIKELLRDLNLDQTTKKLRAELKTAGGQKRMKILKRLEVVEAFRKSGNTPDWMILDVVPVIPPDLRPMVQLDGGRFATSDLNDLYRRVINRNNRLKRLLDLGAPEIIVRNEKRMLQEAVDALIDNGRRGRPVTGPNNRPLKSLSDMLKGKQGRFRQNLLGKRVDYSGRSVIVVGPNLRLHQCGLPKEMALELFKPFVMKKLVDRGLSQNIKSAKRMVERARPEVWDVLEEVVHEHPVLLNRAPTLHRLGIQAFEPVLIEGKAIQVHPLVCTAYNADFDGDQMAVHVPLSAAAQAEARVLMLSAYNILSPAYGRAITSPTRDIVFGCYYLTLERGGAKGEGKVFSRPDEVVLAYESGVVDLHAKIKVRLSHDGELVETTVGRVIFNEAIPEELRFINEVCDRKILSQIVSEAYSRLGSTKTVQLLDSIKDLGFHYATVSGSGIALSDIVIPKEKEEILGKADKEVDAIDTQYRRGLITNEERYLKTVDVWTDATETITRRMLSTFDPFNPLYMMAQSGARGNIQQIRQLAGMRGLMTDPSGRIIELPIKANFREGLTVLEYFISTHGQRKGLADTAIRTSESGYLTRRLVDVAQDVIVREDDCHTTSGVEMTPVMDGTQVVVPLADRIAGRVAAEDVLAPRSKKVLIEAGAEIDQVAAEAAEEAGVTSVVVRSVLGCKTRFGICAKCYGRNLATGKLVEIGEAVGIIAAQSIGEPGTQLTMRTFHTGGVAGFDITQGLPRVEELFEARRPKGQAVIAEIDGKAALSESKGTRIITLAGRDDEREYPVAYGVRIRVADGERAAAGDQLTEGSVNPHDILRIKGLAAVQGYLVQEIQSVYRSQGVDINDKHIEIIVRQMLRRVKVEEPGGTEFLPGELVDIFALEEENARAMASRKEPATARPVLLGITKASLATESFLSAASFQETARVLTDAATKGKVDPLLGLKENVIIGKLIPAGTGMHRYRATKVAVEGLA